In Actinomycetota bacterium, one DNA window encodes the following:
- a CDS encoding SCP2 sterol-binding domain-containing protein: protein MAVKFQSDEYFSAANDALQNDEEVTKAAKGHNVALQVTTTDFPGEGSKKSFIKIDKGMITVGPGEIEDPDLNITQNYEVAVLLDKGELNPQAAFIEGKIKLKGNLMKAMALQKLLAVIGPATEHIEREY, encoded by the coding sequence ATGGCGGTCAAGTTTCAATCGGACGAGTACTTTTCTGCAGCCAACGACGCGCTCCAAAACGACGAAGAGGTGACCAAAGCGGCCAAGGGCCACAACGTGGCGTTGCAGGTGACCACCACCGACTTTCCCGGCGAAGGCAGCAAGAAGAGCTTCATCAAGATCGACAAGGGCATGATCACCGTCGGCCCCGGCGAGATCGAGGACCCCGACCTGAACATCACGCAGAACTACGAGGTCGCCGTCCTGCTGGACAAGGGCGAGTTGAACCCGCAGGCCGCCTTCATCGAGGGCAAGATCAAGCTCAAGGGCAACCTGATGAAGGCGATGGCCCTGCAGAAGCTTCTAGCGGTGATAGGCCCCGCCACCGAGCACATCGAGCGGGAGTACTGA
- a CDS encoding cell division protein CrgA, whose protein sequence is MPKSKSKRNRYVPPPPPRPKPSPKWIPYVVFTCFGVGFLMIMARYLFSTTYPALDNNWYLGGGLGLVAIGFSVATQWR, encoded by the coding sequence ATGCCGAAGTCGAAGTCGAAGCGCAACCGCTACGTCCCCCCGCCGCCGCCCCGGCCCAAGCCGTCCCCGAAGTGGATCCCCTACGTGGTCTTCACCTGTTTCGGCGTGGGATTTTTGATGATCATGGCCCGCTACCTTTTCAGCACCACCTACCCGGCGCTGGACAACAACTGGTACCTGGGCGGAGGGCTCGGCCTCGTCGCCATCGGCTTCTCCGTAGCCACCCAGTGGAGGTAG
- a CDS encoding class E sortase has product MALRVVGRGFIGLGTLILLFLLYQLVGTNFVTGRSQKALAAEVQEQWEVSPEEKPVLGNGMALIKIPKIGVDAVVVEGVEVEDLKKGPGHYPDTALPGQLGNMVISGHRTTYGAPFYRLDELEVGDEITIFDANGPYVYKVTESKIVLPTEIGVIAPSSDARLTLTTCHPRFSAAKRLIIVAQLVGTPSGLQTTDPGAGVLPES; this is encoded by the coding sequence ATGGCTCTCCGTGTAGTTGGCCGCGGCTTCATCGGGCTCGGCACCCTCATCCTGCTCTTCCTGCTCTACCAACTGGTAGGCACAAACTTCGTTACCGGCAGGAGCCAGAAGGCTCTGGCCGCCGAGGTCCAGGAGCAGTGGGAGGTCAGCCCGGAGGAAAAGCCGGTTCTCGGCAACGGGATGGCGCTCATCAAGATCCCGAAGATCGGCGTTGACGCCGTCGTGGTCGAGGGCGTCGAGGTCGAGGACTTGAAGAAGGGCCCCGGGCACTACCCTGACACCGCACTTCCCGGCCAGTTGGGCAACATGGTGATCTCCGGCCACCGGACCACCTACGGGGCCCCGTTCTACCGCCTCGACGAGCTGGAGGTCGGCGACGAGATCACGATCTTCGACGCCAACGGCCCGTACGTCTACAAAGTCACCGAGTCAAAGATCGTCCTGCCGACCGAGATCGGTGTCATCGCCCCCTCCTCGGACGCACGGCTGACGCTGACCACCTGCCATCCGAGGTTCTCGGCGGCCAAGCGCCTGATCATCGTTGCCCAGCTGGTGGGCACGCCGTCCGGCCTCCAAACCACCGACCCGGGCGCCGGCGTCCTTCCCGAGTCCTAA
- a CDS encoding aminodeoxychorismate/anthranilate synthase component II, translating into MRVLLIDNFDSFTFNLAQYLGSLGAEPVVVRNDATVDDLVALNTDAVVISPGPGHPRDAGCCVDAIHAFAALRLPLLGVCLGHQAIGLAFGGDVVRAEALMHGKTSEIHHDSQGVFAGLDDPFTATRYHSLVIKPETLPACLEVTARTADHVIMGVRHRQLSIEGVQFHPESIMTPAGMRLLSNFLSGAPAPA; encoded by the coding sequence ATGCGAGTCCTGCTGATCGACAATTTCGACTCATTCACCTTCAATCTCGCGCAGTACCTCGGCTCCCTCGGGGCGGAGCCGGTGGTCGTTCGGAACGACGCAACGGTCGACGACCTGGTGGCGCTGAACACCGACGCCGTGGTGATCTCGCCCGGACCCGGCCACCCCCGGGACGCCGGTTGCTGTGTCGATGCGATCCACGCCTTTGCGGCGCTCAGGCTTCCCCTGCTGGGCGTCTGCCTGGGCCACCAGGCGATCGGGCTGGCTTTCGGGGGGGACGTGGTCCGCGCCGAGGCGCTGATGCACGGCAAGACCTCTGAGATCCACCATGATTCTCAGGGCGTGTTCGCCGGCCTGGACGACCCGTTCACCGCCACCCGCTACCACTCGCTGGTCATCAAGCCGGAAACCCTGCCCGCCTGCCTGGAGGTCACCGCGCGGACGGCCGACCACGTGATCATGGGCGTGCGCCACCGCCAGCTCTCGATCGAGGGGGTGCAGTTCCACCCCGAGTCGATCATGACGCCGGCCGGCATGAGACTTCTCAGCAACTTTTTGAGCGGGGCGCCGGCGCCCGCCTGA
- the pknB gene encoding Stk1 family PASTA domain-containing Ser/Thr kinase, protein MVTPQPGSPLPGKHYGGRYEVKGSIASGGMAEVFVARDSMLDRLVALKLMHPEFARNEAFIERFRREAQAAASLNDPRIVAIYDWGSDAGTYFIVMEYVEGNTLAEIIKASGPLPISKATKIAIDVLGGLHLAHLKGIVHRDVKPANIAITVGGQIKVMDFGIARAAHDGAMTVTQTGMVIGTASYFSPEQAQGKPVDARSDIYSVGIVLYEMLTGVVPFKGESPVAVAYKHVTEDPAPPRSLAEDIPPALEAVVMKAISKNPDNRYQTALEMCRDLERVLRGEQVEATPLMSSSERTAMMGAAPYADPGPYAQPRPSYETGPERTSVLPPAGPPPRRAPAARGVAKGLVTVAVLVAIGIAVMAYFMLSETQVPDVTVPKVTGLPLEEAERLLNDEGLESRVARRQPSADVPALAVISQDPEDGRKVAEGAVVALVISQGPEVVDVPSLTGLSRQEAEARLAEAGLVAGEVTSEASDTVPEGQLISQSPASGKIEKGEPVNFVVSTGKKLVEVPAVGGLTQDEAAARIGEQGLTAKVATACDGSKADKTVLVQDPAPGEQVPDKSEVTITVNSQIKVPGVVGQQAAAAANQLEAAGFKAEIQSGGLVIPVFDRVTAQAPQPDEMACSGDIVRIRVS, encoded by the coding sequence ATGGTAACTCCGCAACCGGGGTCCCCGCTGCCGGGCAAGCACTACGGAGGACGCTACGAGGTAAAGGGCTCCATCGCCTCCGGCGGTATGGCCGAGGTTTTCGTCGCCCGCGACTCGATGCTGGACCGGCTGGTCGCCCTGAAGCTCATGCACCCCGAGTTCGCCCGCAACGAAGCTTTCATCGAACGGTTCCGCCGGGAGGCCCAGGCGGCAGCCAGCTTGAACGACCCCCGAATCGTGGCGATCTACGATTGGGGCTCGGACGCCGGGACCTACTTCATCGTCATGGAGTACGTCGAAGGCAACACGCTGGCCGAGATCATCAAGGCCTCCGGCCCTCTGCCGATCTCCAAGGCGACCAAGATCGCCATCGACGTCCTGGGCGGCCTTCACCTGGCCCACCTGAAGGGCATCGTCCACCGTGACGTGAAGCCGGCGAACATCGCCATCACGGTCGGGGGGCAGATCAAGGTCATGGACTTCGGCATCGCCCGGGCAGCCCACGACGGCGCGATGACGGTGACCCAGACCGGCATGGTCATCGGAACCGCCAGCTACTTCTCACCCGAGCAGGCCCAGGGCAAGCCGGTCGACGCCCGCTCCGACATCTACAGCGTAGGAATCGTGCTCTACGAGATGTTGACCGGCGTGGTCCCCTTCAAAGGCGAGTCCCCGGTGGCGGTGGCGTACAAACACGTCACCGAGGACCCCGCTCCCCCGAGGTCGCTGGCGGAGGACATACCGCCCGCCCTCGAGGCCGTGGTCATGAAAGCGATATCGAAGAACCCGGACAACCGCTACCAGACGGCCCTCGAGATGTGCCGGGACCTGGAGCGGGTGCTTCGGGGGGAGCAGGTCGAGGCCACACCTTTGATGAGCTCGTCCGAGCGGACCGCCATGATGGGAGCCGCCCCCTACGCCGACCCCGGCCCGTACGCCCAGCCCCGGCCCTCCTACGAAACCGGCCCCGAGCGCACGAGCGTGCTGCCGCCGGCCGGTCCACCTCCCCGCCGGGCCCCTGCCGCCCGCGGCGTCGCGAAAGGCCTGGTGACCGTCGCCGTCCTGGTGGCGATCGGGATCGCGGTCATGGCCTACTTCATGCTTTCCGAGACCCAGGTCCCCGACGTCACCGTTCCCAAGGTCACCGGCCTCCCGCTGGAGGAGGCGGAACGGCTGCTGAACGACGAGGGGCTCGAGTCCCGGGTGGCCCGCCGCCAGCCGAGCGCCGACGTTCCGGCGCTGGCGGTCATATCGCAGGACCCCGAGGACGGGCGAAAGGTCGCCGAGGGCGCAGTCGTTGCCCTGGTGATCTCGCAGGGCCCCGAGGTGGTCGACGTGCCGTCCCTGACCGGACTCAGCCGGCAGGAGGCCGAGGCCAGGCTGGCCGAGGCGGGCCTGGTGGCCGGAGAAGTCACGAGCGAGGCGAGCGACACCGTGCCGGAGGGCCAGTTGATAAGCCAGTCGCCCGCCAGCGGGAAGATCGAGAAGGGCGAGCCGGTCAACTTCGTCGTCAGCACCGGCAAGAAGCTGGTCGAGGTGCCCGCGGTCGGCGGCCTCACCCAGGACGAGGCCGCGGCCAGGATCGGAGAGCAGGGGCTGACGGCGAAGGTCGCTACCGCCTGCGACGGCTCCAAGGCGGACAAAACGGTCCTGGTGCAGGACCCGGCGCCGGGCGAGCAGGTCCCGGACAAGTCCGAGGTAACCATCACGGTCAACTCGCAGATCAAGGTCCCGGGGGTGGTCGGCCAGCAGGCGGCGGCGGCCGCCAATCAGCTGGAGGCGGCGGGGTTCAAGGCGGAGATCCAGAGCGGCGGCCTGGTGATCCCGGTCTTCGACCGGGTGACCGCCCAGGCCCCCCAACCCGACGAGATGGCCTGCAGCGGCGACATCGTCCGGATCCGCGTCAGCTAG
- a CDS encoding penicillin-binding protein 2 produces MNKQIRAVGFTMLILFGIVFVNLTWLQLGRAEQLANHPSNTRLLLKEYALERGAIRSVNGDTLAVSVPTPDEQLKSLRTYPKAELFAHATGYYSVRYGRERLERSYNEELTGEGGVVTMQDLGDRLLGKGKKGDTLVLSIDTSVQEAATAALGGRKGSVVALDPVSGQILAFVSTPSFDPNTLSQHSSEGQQAAWVALNEDEENRRLVNRASRGTYPPGSTFKVITVAAALENDIPASTSFPPAKEYQPAQTDRVIRNFGGSTCGGDMADALTVSCNTYVARLAAEMPAGILEETAANFGFTETPPLDISSVASRLPDSDELESPAFRALASIGQFSVAATPLQMALVAAGIANDGKVPAPKLVKQIEDARGAVVQQTEPETWKEAVSPQTAETIKEMMVNVAASGTARAAALPGVEVAAKTGTAQTGEGGDESIAWTIAFAPADNPRIAIAVMVEGAGPGSDETGGRVAAPMVRQVLQAHRNVAGW; encoded by the coding sequence TTGAACAAACAGATCCGCGCGGTCGGCTTCACCATGCTGATCCTTTTCGGCATCGTCTTCGTCAACCTGACCTGGCTGCAGCTCGGGCGGGCCGAGCAGCTGGCCAACCACCCCTCGAACACCCGGCTCCTCCTCAAGGAGTACGCGCTGGAGCGGGGGGCGATCCGGTCGGTGAACGGCGACACGCTCGCAGTCAGCGTCCCCACCCCGGACGAGCAGCTGAAGTCGCTGCGCACCTACCCGAAGGCCGAGCTGTTCGCCCACGCCACCGGTTACTACTCCGTTCGGTACGGCCGGGAGCGCCTGGAGCGCTCCTACAACGAGGAGCTGACCGGTGAGGGCGGCGTCGTCACCATGCAGGACCTCGGGGACCGCCTCCTCGGCAAGGGGAAGAAGGGTGACACCCTGGTGCTCTCCATCGACACCTCGGTCCAGGAGGCCGCCACCGCGGCGCTCGGCGGCCGCAAGGGTTCGGTGGTGGCGCTCGACCCGGTGAGCGGCCAGATCCTGGCCTTCGTGTCGACCCCGTCGTTCGACCCCAACACGCTGTCCCAGCACTCCTCCGAGGGCCAGCAGGCCGCGTGGGTGGCGCTGAACGAGGACGAGGAGAACCGGCGGCTGGTTAACCGGGCGTCCCGGGGCACCTACCCGCCGGGCTCGACGTTCAAGGTGATCACGGTGGCCGCCGCCCTGGAGAACGACATCCCGGCCAGCACCTCGTTCCCTCCGGCGAAGGAGTACCAGCCCGCCCAGACCGACCGGGTGATCCGGAACTTCGGGGGCAGCACGTGCGGTGGGGACATGGCCGACGCCCTGACGGTTTCCTGCAACACCTACGTCGCCCGGCTTGCGGCCGAGATGCCGGCCGGCATCCTGGAGGAGACCGCGGCGAACTTCGGCTTCACCGAGACCCCGCCGCTGGACATCAGCTCGGTGGCGAGCCGCCTACCCGACAGCGACGAGCTGGAGTCTCCGGCCTTCCGGGCGCTGGCCTCCATCGGCCAGTTCAGCGTGGCCGCGACGCCGCTGCAGATGGCGCTGGTGGCCGCAGGCATCGCCAACGACGGCAAGGTCCCCGCCCCCAAGCTGGTCAAGCAGATCGAGGACGCCCGGGGCGCGGTGGTGCAGCAGACCGAGCCCGAGACGTGGAAGGAAGCCGTCTCCCCCCAGACCGCCGAAACGATCAAAGAGATGATGGTCAACGTCGCCGCAAGCGGCACGGCGCGGGCCGCCGCCCTGCCGGGCGTCGAGGTGGCCGCCAAGACCGGCACCGCCCAGACCGGGGAGGGGGGCGACGAGAGCATCGCCTGGACCATCGCCTTCGCCCCGGCCGACAACCCGAGGATTGCGATAGCCGTCATGGTCGAGGGCGCGGGGCCGGGCAGCGACGAGACCGGCGGCCGGGTGGCAGCTCCCATGGTGCGCCAGGTGCTGCAGGCGCACCGCAACGTGGCGGGATGGTAA
- a CDS encoding FtsW/RodA/SpoVE family cell cycle protein, which translates to MITGAARRNTEVSLLVISLVIAVGGYWLASLSRSASVPAGVVVYAVIYAAIYAGAHFAIRKLAPRADPLLLPIGLMLNAIGFVLIFRLEIPTDNAGLAAAQTRWLVVAIAAFVAVLWFVKDVRALARFRYTFAFAGVVFLLLPMIPVLGREINGARLWIRLGPMSFQPSELGKIALVLFFAGYLSERRELLAVTTRKIGPIGLPALRHFGPVLGAWGISLLVMINQKDLGSSLLFFAIFVAMLWMATGRPIYLIAGVGMFALGAFIAGRLFSHVAARIDVWQDPFAYINDRGYQVVQSLFAFATGGAWGTGLGLGRPDLIRFSVHTDFIFSALGEELGLVGGAAVLTAYALLTARGFGLATRCRDDFSRLLAAGLTFAIGFQTILIIGGVTNLIPLTGVTMPFMSYGGSSLLSNFIAIALLIRISDEVGRQGGEAPPTEMNMAAGGGR; encoded by the coding sequence GTGATCACCGGCGCGGCTCGCCGCAACACCGAGGTCTCCCTGCTGGTGATCAGCCTGGTCATAGCCGTGGGCGGCTACTGGCTGGCCTCGCTGTCCCGAAGCGCCTCGGTCCCGGCCGGCGTGGTGGTGTACGCAGTCATCTACGCCGCGATCTACGCCGGCGCCCACTTCGCCATCCGCAAGCTGGCGCCCCGGGCCGACCCGCTGCTCCTGCCCATCGGGCTGATGCTGAACGCCATTGGATTCGTACTGATCTTCCGGCTGGAGATCCCCACCGACAACGCCGGGCTCGCCGCGGCCCAGACCCGCTGGCTGGTAGTGGCGATCGCCGCCTTCGTCGCGGTGTTGTGGTTCGTCAAGGACGTCCGGGCTTTGGCCCGGTTCCGCTACACCTTTGCCTTCGCCGGCGTGGTCTTCCTCCTGCTGCCGATGATCCCGGTGCTCGGGCGCGAGATCAACGGCGCCCGGCTGTGGATCCGGCTCGGCCCCATGAGCTTCCAGCCCTCGGAGCTCGGCAAGATCGCTCTGGTTCTGTTCTTCGCCGGGTACCTGTCCGAGCGGCGGGAGCTCCTGGCGGTCACCACCCGCAAGATCGGGCCGATCGGCCTGCCCGCCCTGCGGCACTTCGGCCCCGTTCTCGGCGCGTGGGGCATCTCCTTGCTGGTGATGATCAACCAGAAGGACCTCGGGTCCTCGCTGCTGTTCTTCGCCATCTTCGTTGCGATGTTGTGGATGGCCACCGGGCGGCCGATCTACCTGATCGCCGGGGTGGGCATGTTCGCCCTCGGCGCGTTCATCGCCGGCCGCCTGTTCAGCCACGTAGCCGCCCGCATCGACGTCTGGCAGGACCCCTTCGCCTACATCAACGACCGGGGCTACCAGGTGGTGCAGTCGCTGTTCGCCTTCGCCACCGGGGGCGCCTGGGGAACCGGCCTGGGTCTCGGCCGTCCCGACCTGATCCGGTTCAGCGTCCACACCGACTTCATCTTCTCCGCGCTGGGCGAGGAGCTCGGGCTGGTCGGCGGCGCCGCCGTCCTGACCGCCTACGCCCTGCTGACCGCCCGCGGGTTCGGGCTCGCCACCCGCTGCCGGGACGACTTCTCCCGCCTGCTGGCCGCCGGGCTGACCTTTGCGATCGGCTTCCAGACGATCCTGATCATCGGCGGCGTCACCAACCTCATCCCGCTCACCGGAGTCACCATGCCGTTCATGAGCTACGGCGGAAGCAGCCTTCTTTCCAACTTCATCGCCATAGCCCTGCTCATCCGGATCTCCGACGAGGTCGGCCGGCAGGGTGGAGAGGCGCCGCCGACCGAGATGAACATGGCGGCCGGGGGCGGGCGTTGA